The Streptomyces uncialis genomic interval GTCGGTGATCCGTCCTGGGTCCCGGACGTCTGCGTGATCATGATCGGGGCGAACGACGTCACCCATCGCATCCCGCCCACCAGGTCCGTCCGCTGTCTGTCGACGGCGGTGCGCAGGCTGCGGACCGCGGGGGCGGAGGTGGTCGTCGGGACGTGCCCCGACCTCGGGACGATCGAGCCGGTGTACCAGCCGCTGAGCTGGATCGCGCGGCGCACCTCACGCCAGCTCGCCGCCGCGCAGACCATCGGGGCCGTGGAGCAGGGCGGGCGGACGGTGTCGCTGGGGGATCTGCTGGGGCCGGAGTTCGCGGCGAACCCCAGGGAGCTCTTCGGGCCCGACAACTTCCACCCCTCCGCCGAGGGGTACGCCACCGCCGCGATGGCCGTGCTGCCCACGCTGTGCGCGGCGCTCGGGGTGTGGCCGGAGGAGGAGCGGCCGGACGCCTCCCGCGACGAGGGGTTCCTGCCGGTCGCGCGGGCCGCGGTGCGGGCCGCGGCGGAGGGCGGTACGGAGGTGACGGCGGCGCCGCAGGGCGGCCCGCGGGGCCCCTGGGCACTGCTCAAGCGGAGGCGTCGCCGGCGGATCCACACCCACGGCACCGCCCCGGACCACTCGACCCCGGCGGCGTCCTGACCCTTGGGCCCTGACCTCTGGGCCCTGGCCGCTGGATCCCTTGCCCCAGGCGCACTGAGCCCGGTTCCCCGGCCTGACGGCACCGGGCTCAGTGCGCCTGACGGCACCGGGCTCAGTGGTCCCGGTGCGCCCGGTGCGCCTCGTCAGGCCCCCGTGCCGCCGGAGGGCCCGGATGGGGAGACCCGGCAGGGCGCCAAGGCTGCCGGGCGGTCCGCACGGACACGCGGTGCCGCCGCCCCGCGGGGGTGGGGCGGCGGCCCGGCGTCAGAGGTTCTCGCGCTTCCACACGTTGACGTTCTGCCGCTTGGGCACGTCCACTGTCTTGTTGCTGTACGCGGTCCGCCAGGTGCACCGGCCCGTGTTGAAGGTCTTCTTGGTGACCTTGACCTTCTTGGAGGCGTGGTACATCCGGATGCGCTGCGTCTTGCCCCGGGCGATGTCCAGCGAGTACGACCAGGTCGACGCCTTGCTCCAGCCCCTGGTGTAGGAGCCTTCGAGGGAGGCGGTCATCTTGGCGACGATCGGACCGATGTCACCGCCGATGCCCACGGACCCGCTCCAGCTCGCCTCGGCCGTCTTGGTCTTGGAGTACGTGATCCGGCCCGGACCCTGGATGAAGTCGCTGGCGATGTTGGTCGGGCGGTAGCTGGCCTTCGCGCCCGACAGGGTGAATCTGGGCTTCTCCGGAGCACAGGCCGCCGAGCTGGGCTGCGCGACGACGATGGTGCCCGCCGAGGCCAGTGACAGGACGAGTGCACCCCGCACGATTCTTCTCATGATTCCCCGCTTCCGTGATGGGTCGAACGCCGAGGGGGCGGGGACACCCCCCACCGGGGCGGCGTCCCGT includes:
- a CDS encoding SGNH/GDSL hydrolase family protein, whose product is MSRARVARRIAAGAAYGGGGIGLLGVATVGVVLAEVRLAKRRVGNSGGDHAPAPPRADGLYGAGLAGGAEPLRFAMLGDSTAAGQGVHRARETPGALMASGLAAVAERPVELRTVALPGARSDDLERQVGLVVGDPSWVPDVCVIMIGANDVTHRIPPTRSVRCLSTAVRRLRTAGAEVVVGTCPDLGTIEPVYQPLSWIARRTSRQLAAAQTIGAVEQGGRTVSLGDLLGPEFAANPRELFGPDNFHPSAEGYATAAMAVLPTLCAALGVWPEEERPDASRDEGFLPVARAAVRAAAEGGTEVTAAPQGGPRGPWALLKRRRRRRIHTHGTAPDHSTPAAS